One window from the genome of Flexibacter flexilis DSM 6793 encodes:
- a CDS encoding UDP-2,3-diacylglucosamine diphosphatase → MIPTINQLPEGKKIFFASDFHLGSPTHEKSRRREDRIVRWLDWAAPQAAAIVLVGDIFDFWFEYKHVIPKGFIRFQGKLAQLTDAGIPVYVFTGNHDMWLFDYFPKELNIPVFRAPQTWQVGDKKLYVGHGDGLGSGDYTYKLLKIAFDSKVCQWLFSWIHPNVGMGIADAWSKSSRSHNDKKGTDEHFLGEGEWLWQYCRDFHLQNPHDYYIFGHRHLALQLPVSQHAQYINLGEWFNTYSFGKFDGKQMNLYTFSEDGKVEPLMLNQV, encoded by the coding sequence GTGATACCAACCATTAATCAACTTCCTGAAGGGAAAAAAATATTCTTTGCTTCTGATTTTCACTTGGGTTCGCCCACACACGAGAAAAGTCGCCGCCGTGAAGACCGTATCGTGCGTTGGTTGGATTGGGCTGCGCCGCAAGCGGCGGCCATTGTATTAGTTGGCGATATTTTTGATTTTTGGTTTGAATACAAACACGTGATTCCCAAAGGGTTTATTCGTTTTCAGGGCAAATTGGCGCAGCTTACCGATGCGGGGATTCCTGTGTACGTTTTTACGGGCAACCATGATATGTGGCTGTTCGATTATTTCCCAAAAGAACTCAATATTCCTGTTTTTCGTGCACCCCAGACGTGGCAAGTCGGCGATAAAAAACTATACGTTGGGCATGGCGACGGCTTGGGAAGTGGCGACTACACCTACAAACTCCTGAAAATTGCGTTTGATAGTAAAGTATGCCAGTGGCTTTTTAGCTGGATTCATCCGAACGTAGGCATGGGCATCGCGGACGCGTGGTCTAAGAGCAGCCGCAGCCACAACGACAAAAAAGGCACAGACGAACATTTTTTGGGCGAAGGCGAATGGCTTTGGCAATATTGCCGCGATTTTCACCTACAAAACCCGCATGATTATTACATCTTCGGACATAGACATTTAGCCTTACAACTGCCTGTAAGTCAGCATGCCCAGTATATCAATTTGGGCGAGTGGTTCAATACATATTCTTTTGGGAAATTTGATGGAAAACAGATGAATTTGTACACTTTTTCGGAAGACGGAAAAGTAGAACCCCTAATGTTAAACCAAGTTTAG
- a CDS encoding C40 family peptidase, with translation MSCLLLVVAACKKQPSSRPSYGWDAPSEADNPASVQTALADFPAEDSLESINTRNTRRIVGRSHFPFIVNKTFLNPQPVIEPTNLTEWRNPVGMEDEFRDSLVFVARRYLGTRYRSGGKTPRGFDCSGFTGYVFGRFGVKLPPCSYLQARIGEKVSLKEARKGDLVFFGYSGYSRRRKKGKGRQRYYSARTWTRVNHAAIVISDPGQPLRIIHSASRRGVVVSSISGYWKRRLLFTRRVIDEKVSEKAMN, from the coding sequence TTGAGTTGTTTATTACTTGTAGTGGCTGCTTGCAAAAAGCAACCAAGTTCGCGCCCAAGCTATGGCTGGGACGCACCGAGTGAAGCAGATAATCCCGCATCAGTACAAACAGCACTGGCCGATTTTCCTGCGGAAGATAGTTTGGAGTCAATCAACACACGAAACACACGCAGAATCGTCGGCCGTAGCCATTTTCCTTTTATCGTTAATAAAACATTTCTTAATCCCCAACCCGTAATAGAACCGACCAACCTAACGGAGTGGCGCAACCCTGTGGGCATGGAAGACGAGTTCCGCGACAGCTTGGTATTTGTGGCACGTCGTTATTTGGGTACGCGTTATCGTTCGGGCGGCAAAACGCCGCGCGGCTTTGACTGTTCGGGTTTTACGGGCTATGTGTTCGGGCGTTTTGGGGTTAAATTGCCGCCTTGCTCCTATTTACAGGCACGTATTGGCGAAAAAGTAAGCCTCAAAGAAGCACGCAAAGGCGATTTGGTATTTTTTGGTTATTCGGGCTACTCGCGCCGCCGCAAAAAAGGAAAAGGCCGTCAACGTTACTATAGTGCCAGAACTTGGACACGCGTCAATCATGCCGCAATTGTTATTTCGGATCCAGGGCAACCATTGCGTATTATTCACAGTGCAAGCCGTAGAGGCGTTGTTGTCTCTAGTATTTCGGGTTACTGGAAACGCCGATTGCTTTTTACGCGTCGCGTTATAGACGAAAAGGTTTCAGAAAAAGCAATGAATTAA
- a CDS encoding PorT family protein translates to MKNKFLLLLFTFLSLHSFAQIRYQKGYFIDNEGKKIDCFIRNVDWKDNPKYFDYKLTENGEKQTARTTTVKEFSVENESIYKCFITEWDVSSNTVNDISDERQPYMKKDTIFLRQLVEGKANLYLFEKGDMKRYFFTVDSMVTPQQLIYKRYKTTNKSSGRSYIVKNTSYIAQLQQFIRCKDAPITSFSNIKYTKNDMIKTFDKYNQCSDTSKIKPTIMPTVARKVMDVSVKAGLYQSTAQIIDNTASVTDFDKQVASRLGFEFQYYLPFNKNKWAIIVEPTYSHFTGEKTTKKDNYYYQNSKLKYQFLSFALGVRHHFFINKNNTIFVNGFWIWNKPINNSNAKIVYSNNSYGYQTTTPLNNSNNIAIGLGYRYKRASIEGRYLASRDIIKDSGIAVQYKSMGVTLGYTLFSK, encoded by the coding sequence ATGAAAAACAAATTTCTGCTACTGTTATTTACTTTTTTAAGCCTTCATTCTTTTGCGCAAATTCGTTATCAAAAAGGTTATTTTATTGATAATGAAGGCAAAAAAATAGATTGTTTTATCCGAAATGTTGATTGGAAAGATAATCCTAAATACTTTGATTATAAGCTGACCGAAAATGGAGAAAAACAAACAGCCCGAACAACGACCGTTAAAGAATTTTCGGTAGAAAATGAATCCATTTATAAATGTTTCATTACGGAATGGGATGTGTCTTCTAATACTGTGAATGATATTTCTGACGAACGTCAGCCGTACATGAAAAAAGATACAATTTTCTTACGCCAATTAGTCGAAGGGAAAGCCAATTTGTATTTATTTGAAAAAGGCGACATGAAGCGTTACTTTTTCACGGTAGATTCTATGGTGACTCCCCAACAACTTATTTACAAAAGATACAAAACTACCAATAAGAGTAGTGGTAGAAGCTATATTGTTAAAAATACAAGTTATATAGCTCAATTACAACAATTTATTAGGTGTAAAGATGCGCCAATTACTTCTTTTAGCAACATTAAATATACTAAAAACGACATGATAAAAACGTTTGATAAGTATAATCAATGTAGTGATACGAGCAAGATAAAACCTACTATTATGCCAACTGTTGCGCGTAAAGTAATGGACGTTTCGGTCAAAGCTGGACTTTATCAAAGCACGGCACAAATAATAGATAATACTGCTTCTGTTACTGATTTTGATAAACAAGTAGCTTCTCGCCTTGGATTTGAATTTCAGTATTATTTACCATTTAATAAAAATAAATGGGCTATTATTGTAGAGCCTACATACAGTCACTTTACGGGAGAAAAAACGACTAAAAAAGATAATTATTATTACCAAAATTCAAAGCTGAAATATCAATTTTTATCATTTGCATTAGGCGTAAGACATCATTTTTTTATTAATAAAAATAACACCATTTTTGTCAATGGTTTTTGGATATGGAATAAACCAATTAATAATTCTAATGCTAAGATCGTTTATTCCAATAATTCGTATGGTTACCAAACCACAACTCCATTAAATAACTCTAATAATATTGCCATTGGATTGGGTTATCGATATAAAAGAGCCAGTATAGAAGGGCGTTATCTCGCATCACGCGACATCATCAAAGATTCGGGTATTGCTGTCCAATACAAATCTATGGGTGTTACGCTTGGCTATACGCTTTTTAGTAAATAA
- a CDS encoding UvrD-helicase domain-containing protein, whose translation MSQKFFRIYSSSAGSGKTYTLTREYLQLVMRDPHQFRHILAVTFTNKATEEMKSRIIQTLRGLAQGQSSPLATELQEFTGLSAAGLRERANEVLSLILHNYSQFAISTIDSFFQKILRAFARETDLSTNFRLDLDTQSAINEAIKLLLEDAGKNEMLTLWLTQFAETRIEEGQTWDIQKDILQLANEIFNENFSRFEAALRPHLDDKNFLVKYREQIAKMRRDLETKMRELGQKGVALMQSHGLDVADFAFGKSGVANYFYKIQKPDNYDFGTRVQTIVETPEDLSKWYSKTSKQQESIENVVAGGLLQLLLEATDLYQTQGLSYKTAKEVLRYFYTLGLLANIAVKLQQYRDENDVFLMADVPRFLNGIIAGSDAPYLYEKVGNTYRHFLIDEFQDTSNMQWENFKPLVENSLAEGNLNLIVGDVKQSIYRWRGGDWKLLLEKVEKQIGSYQTERRYLNNNWRSKQNVIAFNNSFFVASANLLAEKLEAEPHLSPDILAEVQKIPTAYADVYQIFPETKRQQSDKGLVRVEFIDKEQDSEQETDDEADNETTTSRVTGWKQIAQKRLVKIAEQLQERGLAASDIAFLVRNSLDGILVAQALLDYKNSAEAQPQRYVYEAVSADSLLLESASSVRLLVSLLAYLHNTANRIASAHVLYEYCSYIKPSLYKTPVPTPEELNELFGGVTYRSAQHSLELFQRFLPAAFIEKRPSFNKMAIYELTEQLIAIFELNKIEAERAYLQGFLDAILEYNRTGNGDMSSFGEWWEKKRQKLSVRLPEGQNAMQIITVHSSKGLEYPAVIIPFCDWDLDHNVKHHNILWASTDTEPFGQLPISPIRYGKELGQTVYAKDYYSEKIQAYLDNLNLLYVAFTRPENTLICLCPKPKGIGKNNEVKVNRVSALLYEAIRTTNIQPTAEKPDYLPLAHYFDEEANVFEVGQWPTQTAHESNNNAFVMQHFRAETWRNRLNLLTQSRGFFEQDESKKLRYQKVSFGLMLHDIMASIRTAKDLKTALAKPYFEGQASEAEVRELRDRVRQALANPQMAAWFSDEWSIYNESDIILPNGKIRRPDRVLIKDQNAVVIDFKTGQSHPKHTEQVQEYMGYLQEMNYKTEGYLVYLPATAQGQELKIQPVLSL comes from the coding sequence ATGTCCCAGAAATTCTTTCGGATTTATAGCTCGTCGGCTGGTTCGGGCAAAACCTACACGCTTACACGCGAATATTTGCAACTGGTCATGCGCGACCCGCACCAGTTCAGGCACATTTTGGCCGTAACCTTCACCAACAAGGCGACCGAAGAAATGAAAAGCCGCATTATTCAGACCCTGCGCGGCTTGGCGCAAGGCCAATCTTCGCCGTTGGCTACCGAATTACAGGAATTTACGGGACTGAGTGCGGCAGGTTTGCGCGAGCGCGCCAATGAGGTTTTGTCGTTGATTTTGCACAACTACTCGCAGTTTGCCATCAGTACCATCGACAGTTTTTTTCAGAAAATACTTCGTGCTTTTGCTCGCGAAACAGACCTTAGCACTAATTTTCGGCTGGATTTGGATACGCAATCCGCTATCAATGAAGCTATTAAGTTGCTGTTGGAAGATGCAGGCAAAAACGAAATGCTTACACTTTGGCTCACGCAATTTGCCGAAACGCGCATCGAAGAAGGCCAAACATGGGACATTCAGAAAGATATTTTACAGCTTGCCAACGAGATTTTTAACGAAAATTTTTCGCGATTTGAAGCCGCGCTTCGTCCGCATCTGGACGACAAAAACTTTTTGGTGAAATACCGCGAACAAATCGCCAAGATGCGTCGCGATTTGGAAACCAAAATGCGTGAGTTGGGACAAAAAGGCGTGGCACTGATGCAGTCGCATGGCTTGGACGTAGCGGATTTTGCTTTCGGGAAAAGTGGTGTAGCCAATTATTTTTATAAAATACAAAAGCCTGATAACTACGACTTTGGAACAAGAGTACAGACCATCGTAGAAACACCCGAAGACCTTTCTAAGTGGTATTCCAAAACCAGCAAACAACAAGAATCTATCGAAAATGTAGTGGCTGGCGGCTTGCTGCAATTGCTTTTGGAGGCAACGGATTTGTACCAAACACAAGGACTTTCGTACAAAACCGCCAAAGAAGTGTTACGGTATTTCTATACGTTGGGACTTTTGGCCAATATTGCCGTCAAACTTCAGCAGTACCGCGACGAAAACGACGTTTTTTTGATGGCCGATGTGCCGCGTTTTCTCAACGGCATCATTGCGGGCAGCGACGCGCCGTATTTGTACGAAAAAGTCGGCAACACGTACAGACATTTCTTGATTGATGAGTTTCAGGACACGTCTAATATGCAATGGGAAAATTTTAAACCATTGGTAGAGAATAGTTTAGCTGAAGGAAATTTGAATTTGATTGTAGGCGATGTGAAACAATCTATTTACCGTTGGCGCGGTGGCGACTGGAAACTTTTGTTGGAAAAAGTAGAAAAACAAATCGGTTCGTACCAAACCGAACGCCGCTATCTGAACAACAATTGGCGAAGCAAACAAAATGTAATCGCTTTCAACAATAGTTTTTTTGTGGCAAGTGCCAATCTTTTGGCCGAAAAATTAGAAGCCGAGCCACATCTTAGCCCAGATATTTTGGCCGAAGTGCAGAAAATCCCGACGGCCTACGCCGACGTGTACCAGATTTTCCCCGAAACCAAACGCCAACAATCCGACAAAGGTTTGGTGCGAGTAGAATTTATTGATAAAGAACAAGATAGCGAACAAGAAACCGACGACGAGGCCGACAACGAAACAACGACAAGCCGCGTGACGGGTTGGAAACAAATTGCCCAAAAACGTTTGGTAAAAATTGCTGAGCAACTCCAAGAACGCGGCTTGGCGGCTTCTGATATTGCGTTTTTGGTGCGCAATAGTTTGGACGGAATTTTGGTGGCACAAGCACTTTTGGACTACAAAAATAGCGCAGAAGCCCAACCGCAACGATATGTGTATGAGGCAGTTTCGGCAGATTCGTTGCTCTTGGAAAGTGCCAGTTCCGTGCGGCTGCTTGTGTCGTTGCTGGCGTATTTGCACAACACCGCCAACCGCATCGCGTCGGCGCACGTGCTGTACGAATATTGCAGTTACATCAAACCGAGTTTGTACAAAACGCCCGTCCCGACACCCGAAGAACTCAACGAACTTTTTGGAGGCGTAACATACCGTTCGGCACAACATAGTTTGGAACTTTTCCAACGCTTTTTGCCTGCGGCTTTTATCGAAAAACGGCCTTCATTCAACAAAATGGCCATTTATGAACTCACCGAGCAGCTTATCGCGATTTTTGAACTCAATAAAATAGAGGCCGAACGCGCCTATTTGCAAGGTTTTCTGGACGCGATACTCGAATACAACCGCACAGGCAACGGCGATATGAGTTCGTTTGGGGAATGGTGGGAGAAAAAACGCCAAAAACTTTCGGTGCGCCTGCCCGAAGGCCAAAACGCCATGCAAATTATTACGGTGCATAGCTCCAAAGGGCTGGAATATCCTGCCGTAATTATTCCGTTTTGCGATTGGGATTTAGACCATAACGTAAAGCACCACAACATTTTGTGGGCAAGCACCGACACCGAACCGTTCGGCCAATTGCCTATTTCGCCGATTCGTTATGGCAAAGAATTAGGTCAAACTGTTTACGCCAAAGATTATTACAGCGAAAAAATACAGGCTTATTTGGACAACCTGAATTTGTTGTATGTGGCTTTCACGCGCCCCGAAAATACCTTGATTTGCCTGTGCCCAAAGCCCAAAGGCATTGGCAAAAACAACGAAGTAAAAGTAAATCGCGTAAGTGCTTTGCTCTACGAGGCCATTCGCACAACCAACATACAGCCTACCGCAGAAAAACCTGATTATCTGCCGCTTGCACATTATTTTGATGAAGAAGCCAACGTGTTTGAAGTGGGGCAATGGCCTACGCAAACGGCGCACGAAAGCAATAACAATGCTTTTGTGATGCAGCATTTCAGGGCTGAAACATGGCGCAACCGACTGAATTTGCTCACGCAGTCGCGGGGATTTTTTGAGCAAGACGAAAGTAAAAAGCTGCGCTATCAGAAAGTTAGTTTCGGCTTGATGCTCCACGACATTATGGCCAGTATTCGCACGGCCAAAGACCTGAAAACGGCGTTGGCCAAGCCGTATTTTGAAGGCCAAGCCAGCGAAGCCGAAGTACGTGAGTTGCGCGACCGCGTGCGCCAAGCCTTAGCCAATCCGCAAATGGCGGCTTGGTTTTCGGACGAATGGAGCATTTACAACGAGTCGGATATTATTTTGCCCAACGGAAAAATTCGTCGCCCCGACCGCGTGCTTATCAAAGACCAAAACGCCGTTGTGATTGATTTCAAGACTGGCCAAAGCCACCCCAAGCATACCGAGCAAGTGCAAGAATATATGGGTTATTTGCAAGAAATGAATTATAAAACTGAAGGTTATTTGGTATATTTGCCCGCTACGGCGCAAGGCCAAGAGCTAAAAATACAGCCTGTACTATCTCTTTAA